The Euphorbia lathyris chromosome 2, ddEupLath1.1, whole genome shotgun sequence genome includes a window with the following:
- the LOC136218593 gene encoding uncharacterized protein, giving the protein MGMRRLAIVVCSVLSTANLGFWDNSKPPTCNRIECPSYEVVEAGDGYEIRRYNSTLWISTSPIQDISLVQATKTGFLQLFEYIQGKNEYGEKIEMTGPVISEILPSDGPFCESSFTVSFYVPKKNQAKPPPAEGLHVQIWEHKYVAIRQFTGFVTDYNVGVEAAALQATLADTQWAAAIHKTPSVYTVAQYNSPFEFDHRVNEIWMSFDISHN; this is encoded by the exons ATGGGAATGCGAAGGCTAGCAATTGTGGTGTGTAGTGTTTTATCGACAGCAAACTTGGGTTTTTGGGATAACTCAAAACCACCTACCTGCAATCGTATAGAATGCCCATCTTATGAAGTGGTAGAAGCCGGCGATGGGTATGAGATTCGGAGGTATAACTCAACTCTCTGGATCTCAACCTCTCCCATCCAAGACATCTCTCTTGTTCAAGCCACCAAAACTGGTTTCTTACA GCTGTTTGAGTACATCCAAGGGAAGAATGAATATGGAGAAAAGATAGAGATGACAGGTCCAGTAATCAGTGAAATTTTGCCTAGTGACGGACCTTTCTGTGAATCTTCTTTCACAGTGAGTTTCTATGTACCAAAAAAGAATCAAGCGAAACCACCTCCAGCAGAAGGTCTTCATGTTCAAATATGGGAACATAAATATGTTGCAATCAGACAGTTCACTGGATTTGTTACTGATTACAATGTTGGAGTGGAAGCTGCTGCATTGCAAGCAACCCTAGCAGACACTCAATGGGCTGCTGCAATTCATAAAACCCCTTCTGTATATACTGTTGCACAGTACAATTCTCCCTTTGAATTTGATCATCGGGTCAACGAGATTTGGATGTCATTTGACATCTCTCACAATTAA